In Lepus europaeus isolate LE1 chromosome 19, mLepTim1.pri, whole genome shotgun sequence, the genomic window acttgggccatcctccactgctttctcaggccacagctgagagctagatcagaagaagagcagccgggacttgaaccagcacccatatggtatgctggctctgcaggctggggctttaacttaatgcaccatagcgccagcccctaagctAAGctattttattctctctctctgtctctccttcactttctCTCTTCTGCTGCAGAGCGTTCACAGTGTTTTGTATCCATCCAGGCACTACtgtaaaataaaatcactctCTGTTTACTTAGCAAAAATTCatcctttatactttgtgtatttttCCATGACAAAAACACATACCATTTCCCTGCATACTTTACAgggattattttccttttcaccCTTATTTCTAATAGTTTTAATTAATATAATGATTCTAATTTTTGACCATTAGTCTCCTTTAACAGGGGAGGCTTGAGAAGTGGGTCGTTGTGAATAACCTCCTACATAGCAGCATTCTATAGACCAGCACATGTCATGAATGTATCATCTCATACCTTTAATGTTTcctcatagtacacattttctataTTTAGCAGAACCAAAGTTATATGTttagccttttttatttttataagaagcCAAAAGTATATAAACTTAAACCTGTGTTCAAAGGTTAAGGTTTCAATAGTTTCTCTtatgaagaaattataaatgaatattgCCTAACTTAACATGACTCTAAGGTTTCAGGTTACCAAGAAGATTTGGaaactaatttatttgagaggtagaattacagagagagggggagagacagagaaagaggtcttccattcactggttcactccccaaatggctgcaatggccagagctgagaagatccagaactaggagccaggagcttcctctgggtctcccgtgctggtgcagggacccgaggacgtggaccatcttctactgctttcctaggccatagcagagagctagatcggaagtggagtagccgggacaagaactagcgttcatatgggatgccaatactgcaagcagaagcttgacccacttcaccacagtgccagcctccctggAAACTATTTTTTAGGCAGATAATTATGAAACAATTATTGTTGAAAAGTTCATtcataaaactttttttctccACTTATATCAACTTAACACATGTAGTCTTAATTGTGCTTGGATTACTCATGAAAATTTCATAAGATATTACATAAATCTAGTCATCATCACAAGTTATTAACTAATTTTATAACAGATGTGTGTTAGGCAAGTGAAAGATAACAAAATGAATACATGGagctttttgtttgttgtatTGCTATTCTTGACATATGAATTAATGGCACAATTTATTTTCACTACATGTTTACTTGTACATTTGTTCTTAGGttgactttataatttttataatctttttttaaaaagatgtatgtatttgaaaggcagagaaagagggagagggagagagcttattctgctggctcactccccacatggtaggggctgggccaggcctaagccaggagcctggaactccatccacgtctcccacttgggtgccggggcccagatatttgggccatcttctgctgctttcccaggcacattagcgcaGACTTagactggaaacagagcagcttggactcaaatctgccctctgatgtgggatgttggcatcacagtggtggcttaatctgtggcagtttaaccctctatgccataacATTGACCCCAATTTTTATAATCTTAAACaaccaataaaaataatattaggcTATTTGATTAGGAAAGCcaagtataataaatatatatatatataatcttgttTTATACTTAATGTTGATAACTCAGAAAACACACCTCTTTTTATTTAGGCAGCAATATTAAACTAAACTATTTACCAAAGTTTAGCCAAGTCATATGAACTTTAAAGACATTTGGGTTAATTACTGTATTTCTTGGGATTTTAGGAATATTTATATGAACACTCATTTAGTTCTAATATCATTTGAGTATAATTACAGAATTATTTTGTAAATCTGGTAATATGTATAAGTAAGAAaataacatatatacataaaatacgtACATAGGAACAAGGTCTTATACCTTCTAAAaactatgtttatttatttatttgaaaggcagagcaacagaaatctatgtgctggttcatatcccagatggctgcaacagttatggttaggccaggccaaagccaagagctaggaactccatctgggtcttccatgtgggtgataggggcccgagtactcaggccatcatctgctgccttctcaggcgcattagttggaagctgggttggaagcaatcagaactgaaactggcactgcaatatggaatgccagtgtcacaagccatagcttaacctgctgtgccacaacactagcccccatATGACTTTTACTCTAAAATTTTAGCCAATAATCAATAAAACTTAATAATATACTATCATCTTTGCTTCACTTTATAATAGAATTTTTTATCTGAATTGTATTTCTGATGGATGGAACAAGTGAAGGTTACCTGTTTGATGTGAAACCAATGCTTTTTACTGCTGTGAAggagatttttaagattttcatttgcCTTATTATATGGTTTTATGGAATTTGAATTAAATTTTAGGTGATTGAGGAGATGTCTAGTAGCTGTCTAGATGTCTCCAGAACCCATCTGAGTGGGTGAAATATTCCCTTTCCTAGtagccctttttttctttctcagccagTTATTTTTGGGGTCCCTTGAGTTCTTTGAACATAAATTCCAAGTGACTGGAGGGGCTGGAGTAGGAAGAGGAGGGTCTGGTAGGGTGTGGTCGATGAGGGGAATGGAGGAAGGAGGAGTTGGACATAGGATGTTTCAAAGGATTCCAGGGAACTGAGGGAAGATGGAGGGTGGTAAGacgaggagggaggggcaggaacaATGGCAAGGGAGAGGCCTTAGAGGAGCAAGTTTGTGAAATCGTAAGTTCCCCAAATAAGGTCACTGAAATTCCACAGTATGCTTAATAAAGGCAagccaacaaaaaagaaaggtGACAGAATTGGTAGATCCTATATCTGCTGGGAGCATATATCAGCAACTGCAAGTTCCCATGGGAGAAACAAGATCAAATGGAGCAGAGGCCTCACAGAGTCACCTAGCCCAGGGTGTCAGGAAGTCAAATTCTGCTTaaatgacagagacaggaagacagactTCAAAGCAGGTACCTTTCAGAGAAGCCTGGATCTCTCATCCAGATTCTGTTTGCCTGGAACTCTAACCCAACTTCTTACAGAGAAATCTGGGGCTCTGGCctagcttttctttgtttggccAATCTGCAGAGTATACTCAGGCTGTTCATACCAAACTCTTCCCTTACCAGCTTCAGTGTATGCTTGTCCAGGGAAATAGGTCAGAACTCTGCCTCACCAATGGATCCCTGCTCAGTCAGGAAGGAAGACAAAGGCTTCAAAGGTATACACTTGGGGTTCTCAGTGAGGGGCCCCAGAGTCTAACGATCAGTCTGTTCCTTCACAAGTCAATGGCACTTTCTTTGAAGTGATAGTCTCACTTGGTTCATTTTCAAGCAAATGACCACCAGATACTATGTATGAACAATACTCAGTGTTTTCCTGCTATTAAGAGCGTCCTTAGATGAAACTTCTTTTCTGATTATGTGGCAGTTAGAAATGCACTGATGATCGATTGGTGCCAGACCTTTGATTTATGGTAATATGCCAGGATTTTACCTAGTACACTAATCCTTTTGTAAATTTTCTCTATATTATGATGTTTTGACATCTTTTtcttggcaggggtgggggtagggagaagGTCTTGCTACCTGAGAAGAGGTACCTCAGAGCTGGCAATTTGTTAACAGTGAACAATGTATCAGTGAGCCCACCTTTATTATACAAACCAACCAATCCCAAGTTCATACCACCTCCTTTCCCCAGCTCTCACACACCAAACCAATGTCTTCTCTGCCCTAAACCCCTGGGAACGAGATACCAGACCACTAGAGACCACTCCTGTGGCCTGTAGCATGCTGCCACTATTCAGACTGGCCAGtcccaggctctgccctgcctTGCATTTCCCCTAAAAACTCCAACAAAGGTCCTTTAGcctttctcctttttcctttttcctgacTAAAATCCGTGCTTCCTTACGTGGCCTTGTATAGCATGGCACGCACCCTCTTCCCGAGAAAGGTAAATAatagaaattcctttttttttttaattttttatttgacaggtagagttatagatagtgggagacagagagaaaggccttctttctctctggttcattcctctaatggctgctacggccggcgcgctgcactgatccaaagccaggagctgggtgcttcttccaggtctcccaacaaaAATTCTTTTAACAGCACTGGCTGCTTTGTGTTGTCACCCAATCATCTCCATAAATTAAAGTGCGATGGCTACAACTGAGACACCCACCATTGTTTTTGCCCCACTGGCACAAATATAAATAGTACAAAAATGACAAATGAAGTGttgttattaataaaaatagttttgacctTGCACATACCCCCCCACCCTGTCCAATATTAGGGCCTTAAGTATTTATAACTAACACCTTTGGAACTGATGATTTaaatctttcttgtttttcttcactTTCTTTAGAATTTCAGTCCTTTATCTTCCTTCTATTATTATATTCTATTTAaacagtcttcaaaaaagttcatgtaaaatgtgtattatgaaaaaactatctggatttcaaaatttttatgccaaaatgaatttatattttagtgtatgtgctgctgaagtgagcacatagatttatattttaattttattttttcacaagcTTTTGGAAGCACACTCCTAAGCATTCCTGAATTTATCCCCAAATCAAAAGGAAATCATGgtctaattttttttcatcttagttttcattttcttttctttgttttatggtAAAACACCTTCTACCTGTTTCCTGTACTCAGTTTCACGTTTCATTCTCACCATGAGGCCGACAGTCAGATTTCACCGTCCCGTTGCCTCCGGACAAAGTGATACTTTTCAGAATCGCTGTCCTTCCGGGAACCTCTGTGCTGCATGCCATAGTGTTGTGCATCATCCCTGACATCTACCCCCCGCGATCCGCCTCCTGCTTCCCTCAGTGCCTTTTCGCATCttggttgcttttcttccttttatctgcgtttcctgctaatgtatttgttgaataaatgaagctTATTTCATTGGACTCTCATGGATACCTTTCTGATGAGTCTTTGAAGGATCCTTTTTCATTCTCAGCTCTTATGTATAAAAGTCCTACAAGCTGTAAAAATCGGATCCAATCTCAAGGTGCAATGTCCCTGTTTTATGTGAATGGCTTTTGAATAAACACTTCAACccatttatttcactttaatgtgcctaaaaaaaaatgtgactatCAGTCATCTTATCCTGTTGAATCAGGACTAGCAGTCAATAAAGAAAACCGTTTTTAAAAGGGTAGGCATTGGACATAGCGGTTAAGGCACTGCATGcatggatgctcacatcccaaatctgagtgcctgggtttgagccccaactATTTACTGCCAAtgacagcttcctgcaaatgtgtgctctgggaggcagcaggtgattgatCTAGGGGTAGATCAGTCACCTCtaccacccacctgagagacccagattgagttcccagctcctaactggtttggcctagccctggctgttccaggcatttgtgAAGTAAGCCAATAGATAgtcattttctctgtctgtctcttcctctcccctaccctttcaaataaaatttttaaaattcttttaaaatagtcATTTTCTTTACTGTTAgttgtttctttattcttttcctccataatcttatttatttatcctcATTTGCTTACATATTATTTTTCCCCCTAATCAGTCCTGGTTGTATCAAATTGATTCCATGATCTCTCCTGTGCTTTCTTAATGATCTTGTCACAGTTTGTGTTACATGTAATCTAATTCTGAAACATCCCTCATGTTTTCATTTGCCACTGACATCTTTCAAAATGAGAGCCATGTTATTTCAGATGTGGACTGATATAATTACTGCTTGAATTTGCCAAGATTATCTTCAGTTCTTTCAGTTCATACTCTCAATATGCTAAAATGGCACCACATATTATATGAAATTTAAGcccctccttttaaaaaacaacttatttgaaagagcagaaGTGacgggagagaaagagagagagaatatcttccatctgctggtttattctccaaatggctgcaactgctgggactaggccaggctgaagccaggagcccagaactccatctgggtctcccccatgagtctgggttccaagcatgtgggccatcatctgctgctttcccaggtacattagcagggaactgaattggaagcagagcagccaggattcaatatGGGATGGATTTGTttggatttcatatatatatgtgtatgtgtgagtgtgtgtatgtgtgtgtgtgtatatatatatatatatatattccatatagGTTTTATTCCTCTCCACTGCACCTTTCATTATATGACAGATTAGATGCTATACATACAGAACTTTGCTTATgcgtatttttcttcattttaacaaTGTACATTGTAGcagtatttatgttttatatgtcTGTCATGAGGTAATTTATTCTGGACTTTCTATAGAAAGAAAGCAAGATAGGTTGTTCCACCGTGGGTTGTCTGTGTATACATCAGATTTATAGCATTTATGTGAAGACTTACAGtgttgtgaattttattttttctagatgaAGATGGGAAAGCTGAAGATGTTTTAGTGAAATTCAAAGAATACCAAGACAAACTTTCTAGATCGGTGATATTCATCAACCATAAAAAACTAGTTAAGGAGAGAAGTAATATTTGTGGGAAAACACTTACTGTAGGCAAGAACCATATTATTTCAAAAACCCTTTGTGAATATAAACCTGAtagaaaggtttttaaaaatacttcagaaTTAGTCATTAGAAATATAAACCCCATAAGAGATAAAGTTGGTGAGAGTAATGGATGGGAGAAATCACTCCTCAATACTAAACATGAGAAAATTAATCCTGATCCTGCGGTGAATCTCCacaaacagacagaaagggatcTTAGGGGTAAACAAGCGCTTACTCAACAGAAGGTTCAAACCTCAGAGCCACAGCTCAAACATAATGAATGTGAAAAATCCTTCCTTGTGAAAGAAATGTTATTTACACATACTAGAGTTCACAAAGGCGAAAGACCCTTTGAATGCAATAAAGATGGCATGGCCTTCCTAGAAAAGCCAAATCTTGGCATCCATCCACATCCTCTTACGGAAAAGAAGCCCTCCGCATACAACAAATACGGGAAACTCCTCTGCAGAAAATCCGTTTTTATTATGCATCAGAGATCTCAGACAGAAGATAAACCCTTTCAATGTCCTTACTGTGGGAATAGCTTTAGAAGGAAGTCGTACCTCATTgaacaccagcgaattcacacaggggagaaaccttatgttTGCAATCAGTGCGGAAAGGCCTTCCGTCAGAAGACAGCCCTCACTCTTCATGAAAAAACACACATAGAGGGGAAACCCTACATTTGTATCGATTGTGGGAAGTCCTTCCGACAGAAGGCAACCCTCACTAGacatcacaaaacacacacaggggagaaagcCTATGAATGTACTCAGTGTGGAAGTGCCTTTAGAAAGAAGTCATACCTCATTGAtcatcagagaactcacacaggggagaaaccgtATCAGTGCAATGAGTGTGGGAAGGCATTTATCCAGAAGACAACTCTCACTGTccatcagagaactcacaca contains:
- the ZNF382 gene encoding zinc finger protein 382 isoform X2; this encodes MPLQGSVSFKDVTVDFTQEEWQQLDPTQKALYRDVMLENYCHFISVGFYMTEPDRISKLGQEELWTEKIFPSQSHLDEDGKAEDVLVKFKEYQDKLSRSVIFINHKKLVKERSNICGKTLTVGKNHIISKTLCEYKPDRKVFKNTSELVIRNINPIRDKVGESNGWEKSLLNTKHEKINPDPAVNLHKQTERDLRGKQALTQQKVQTSEPQLKHNECEKSFLVKEMLFTHTRVHKGERPFECNKDGMAFLEKPNLGIHPHPLTEKKPSAYNKYGKLLCRKSVFIMHQRSQTEDKPFQCPYCGNSFRRKSYLIEHQRIHTGEKPYVCNQCGKAFRQKTALTLHEKTHIEGKPYICIDCGKSFRQKATLTRHHKTHTGEKAYECTQCGSAFRKKSYLIDHQRTHTGEKPYQCNECGKAFIQKTTLTVHQRTHTGEKPYICNVCGKSFCQKTTLTLHQRIHTGEKPYICNECGKSFRQKAILTVHHRIHTGEKSNGCPQCGKAFSRKSNLIRHQKTHTGEKPYECKECGKFFSCKSNLIVHQKTHKVDTLGIQ
- the ZNF382 gene encoding zinc finger protein 382 isoform X3, which encodes MSQGSVSFKDVTVDFTQEEWQQLDPTQKALYRDVMLENYCHFISVGFYMTEPDRISKLGQEELWTEKIFPSQSHLDEDGKAEDVLVKFKEYQDKLSRSVIFINHKKLVKERSNICGKTLTVGKNHIISKTLCEYKPDRKVFKNTSELVIRNINPIRDKVGESNGWEKSLLNTKHEKINPDPAVNLHKQTERDLRGKQALTQQKVQTSEPQLKHNECEKSFLVKEMLFTHTRVHKGERPFECNKDGMAFLEKPNLGIHPHPLTEKKPSAYNKYGKLLCRKSVFIMHQRSQTEDKPFQCPYCGNSFRRKSYLIEHQRIHTGEKPYVCNQCGKAFRQKTALTLHEKTHIEGKPYICIDCGKSFRQKATLTRHHKTHTGEKAYECTQCGSAFRKKSYLIDHQRTHTGEKPYQCNECGKAFIQKTTLTVHQRTHTGEKPYICNVCGKSFCQKTTLTLHQRIHTGEKPYICNECGKSFRQKAILTVHHRIHTGEKSNGCPQCGKAFSRKSNLIRHQKTHTGEKPYECKECGKFFSCKSNLIVHQKTHKVDTLGIQ
- the ZNF382 gene encoding zinc finger protein 382 isoform X1, which gives rise to MLFLVLGRQQDPSCSRRSQKRRVSLTSLKAMSQGSVSFKDVTVDFTQEEWQQLDPTQKALYRDVMLENYCHFISVGFYMTEPDRISKLGQEELWTEKIFPSQSHLDEDGKAEDVLVKFKEYQDKLSRSVIFINHKKLVKERSNICGKTLTVGKNHIISKTLCEYKPDRKVFKNTSELVIRNINPIRDKVGESNGWEKSLLNTKHEKINPDPAVNLHKQTERDLRGKQALTQQKVQTSEPQLKHNECEKSFLVKEMLFTHTRVHKGERPFECNKDGMAFLEKPNLGIHPHPLTEKKPSAYNKYGKLLCRKSVFIMHQRSQTEDKPFQCPYCGNSFRRKSYLIEHQRIHTGEKPYVCNQCGKAFRQKTALTLHEKTHIEGKPYICIDCGKSFRQKATLTRHHKTHTGEKAYECTQCGSAFRKKSYLIDHQRTHTGEKPYQCNECGKAFIQKTTLTVHQRTHTGEKPYICNVCGKSFCQKTTLTLHQRIHTGEKPYICNECGKSFRQKAILTVHHRIHTGEKSNGCPQCGKAFSRKSNLIRHQKTHTGEKPYECKECGKFFSCKSNLIVHQKTHKVDTLGIQ